From the Halobacterium zhouii genome, the window GACCGCACCATCGCGCTGACGGACTCCGGACTCGACGCACGGCACCCCGACATCGGCCCCTGGAACGGCGTGAAGGCGTTCACGGAAGGCGACGAGTTGAAACTCACGAAACCCGCGAACAACGACGTCTCGCGCGTGAAATCCGGGGAGACTGAACAGTACACCGGGACGATGAGTTCCGGGACCTTCGCCACGGGCGAGGAGAAGCACGTCGAGTTCGTCACGCCGAGCGACGTGGACGAACTCGACTCCACGCTCTCGTGGAGTCCCGTCGACCAGAACGACCTCGAGTTCCGTCTCGACGTGTGGACCGGCAGTCGCTGGGAGACGGAAGCGCGGGCCGCGACGGGGAGCCAACCCGAGAAACTCCTCCAGATTCCCGTCGAGAGCGAGACGAAGTACCGCTACGTCATCGAGGCGTACCTCAACACCACGACTGACTACGAGATCAGCGGCACGTACTACGACATCGAGGGCACCGTCACGACCTACGACGACAGCGTCGTCTTCGAGGACACCTCGGGGACGCCCACCGCGGACACGCCGAAAGCGGTCGGCTGGTACGACGCCGAGTCTCGCTACGGTCTCTACGACCGGCCACGCGACCCCAACGGGCACGGGTCGCACTGCTCGTCCATCATGGGCGGCACCGGCCGCGCGAGCGCCATCGACGGGTCGGCGTTCACCACCGAGCAACCGGAAACCGCACTCTCCAAGGTGACGAACGCGACGCTCACCTACGGGGTCGACGTCGAGGCGGGCACTGGTCTGGTCGGCGCGGCGTACGGCGAACTCGTCGAGCTTCGTCTGTACGACCCCGACGGGAATCAGATCGACAGTTCGGGCGTCGGCGTCGACGACAGTTCGACGTGGGACGTGAACACCGTCGAGCAACCGGCGACCGTGTCGGGAACGTACACGTTCGAAATCGCGCCGGCCGACGGCGAGGACGCGAGTGCTGCCTACGTCGAACGCGTCGGCTACGGACCCTTCCTCGACCCCGACGCGACGGCGGCCGACCGCCTCGACGGGCCGACCGACGGCGTGCACACCGGGTTCGCGCCCGACCAGAGTCTCCTCTGCCTGCAGGGGCTCTCTGGCCCGGCCGAGGACCTCGGTCGGTTCGCCGGCCAGTTCGCGGACACGTTCAACATGCGCGCCGTGAACATGTCCTGGGGCTACGTCGGCGGCCTGCCACTCGGTGCCGCAGCAGGCACCTTCGACCGCATCCCCGCCGTCATCAAGGACATCGCGCAGGAGGGAATTCTCACGCTCGCCGCCGCGGGCAACGCCGCGACGCCGGTCAACGGCAACGGCTCCCCGGCGATTGCCGACGAAGCCGTCTCGGTCGTCGCGACCGGGCCGCTCGACGGCATCTCGGGCTACTCCTCCGGCGGTATCGGCGGTATCGACGAGGACGAGGAGGAGGCCTACATGAAACCCGACGTCTCAGCGCCCGGCGGAACGCTCACGGACGTCATCACCGCCGGGAAGAACGGACAGGCCGACGTGAGCGAATCCGAGCAACCGCCGATTCGTGACTACACCGGGAAAGCCGGAACGTCGATGGCGACGCCGTTCACGACCGGCGCGACCGGTCTCGTCGCGCAGGCGATGGAGGAGGACGGCGGCCCGCGCCTCGGCCTCCCAGCCCCAGCGGACACCACTCTCGACGACGTGTTCCGGCTGAAGCAGTTGCTGCTGGCGACGGCGTCCGAGACGGTGTTCACGGCCGCGCCGTACCACCGCGCGAAGACGCCGACCTACGACTTCGGTGGGCGCGACCCCTACGAGGGCTTCGGCCGACTGAATCCCGATGCTGCCGTCGACGCGGCGACGCGTGAACTCTCGGGAACCACGAGCGAGCAACTCGGTCTCGACCTCCCGACGGACTCGCGCGCTGTCGCCGGCTACGTCGACCTCGGCGTCGGCGAACTGGAGGCGAGCGTGGAGTTCACCGGCTACGAGGGGAGCGACGCCGACGTCACCGACGGCGTTCCGCACGTCGACCTCTTCGTCTACGACGGCGGCGCCCCCGCCGAACACGGCGAACCGAACATCGTCGACCGCGCCGCCGGCGTCGCGGGGTCGGCGTCTGTCTCGGCGGCCGAGCAGCGGGGCGGTGGCGGGTCGACGTACCTCGTCGTCGCCAAACTCGTCGACGTGCCCGGTGGAGCCAACGGCGACGACGTGCAGGCGAACGTCGACCTCACTGTGGACAAGCGCGCCGGCGTTCGCGCTCGCGGCAACCGAACTGAAGACGACGGCGTGCTCGGAGCAGGCATCACGTCCACCGTCGAGGTCACCGTCGAACCCGACGCCGACGTGGCGGTCCGCGACGTCATCCCCGAGGAATGGACCGTCCTCAGCGACGACATCCTGTTGGGCACCGACGAGGAGGCGGGCGTGACGTACGTCGACCTCGGAGACGCGCCCGCTGGCGAGCAGACCACCTTCACGTACGAGGTCGAGTCCCCGACCGACCTGCTGGACCTCTCGAAGGCCCACCTGTTCGGACCGGTGCAGGTCGACGACGGGAGCGGGTGGAGCGGCGTTTCCGGCACGACCGGAACGAAGACAGTCGACGGCGACTGACGCTTCGGCGCTCGGGCCGGGGTGTCGGCCGGCGTCCGGGCCCGTGTGCGTTCTCGAGGCCGAGAATCTTTGTCGATGCGGGTTTACAGACCGGACATGCGCCAACTCGACAGCTGTGACTTCTGTGGCAACACGCCGGAGGGCGTCTTCGAGGTCGTGCCCGCGTCCGTCGCGGGCGACGCCCGCCGACTCGCGCTCTGTGCGGACTGCCGGGAGACCCTGGAGTCCGTGACCGAACCACTACTCGCCGCCGCAGAGTCCGCCGGAACGGCAGACTCGTCCCCGAGCGGTACGAGCGACGCGACCGAAACCACCGATTCGCCAACGCGCGACGGGTCCGCCGATGCCACGGGCGACCAGCGCACCGGTGCCACCGCCGCCGATACCGCGGGCGACCAGCACGCCGATGCAGCGAGCGGCGAGTCGACGGCATCCGAGGACGACGCCGTCACCATCGGCGACGCGGAGTCGAGTCACCAGCAGCGCGACCACGGCGACGCGGACGAACAACCCGAGCGGAAACCCCCGGGGTACGCGCAGGTCGTGCGTCTGCTCCAGAACCGGGACGGCGCGATGCCCCGCGGAGACCTGCGCGCGCTCGCGACGAACGCCTACGACCTCGGCGAGCGCGAGGTCGAGGAGGCAGTCACCGCCGCCGTGGATAACGGTGACCTCCAGGAGACCAGCGACGGACTGCAGACGGAGTAGCAGTCCGTCCGCCGCGAGCGGCCGCCGGTCTACAGTTCGCCCTTCGTCGACGGCGTGTCCGAGCGCCGGTCGTCGATGCGGGTCGCGTCGTCCAGCGCGCGCGCCACTCCCTTGAACAGCGCCTCTATCTCGTGGTGGGCGTTCTCGCCGGACACCTCGCAGTGTAGCGTCAGGCCCGCGTGCGTCGCGAACGTTCGGAAGAAGTGTCGCGCCATCACGCTCGTGAACTCGCCCACGGACTCCTGACTGAACGCGCCGCCACTTCGCTGCGCTCGTGACGAGCCGCCAGTCGCTCTGCTCCCGGAGACCCCCTCGAACTCGAAGAGCGGGCGGCCCGAAACGTCCAGCACGACGCTCGCGACGGCCTCGTCCAGTGGGACGCGGCGGTCCGCGAACCGCTCGATGGCGCGCTTCTCGCCGAGCGCCTCCGCGAACGCCTGTCCCAGCGCGATGCCCACGTCCTCGACCGTGTGGTGGTCGTCCACGTCCAGGTCGCCGTCACAGCGCACGGTCACGTCGAACAGGCCGTGTTTCGCGAACGACTCGAGCATGTGGTCGAAGAAGCCGATGCCCGTGTCCACGGTGCTGTCGCCGTCGCCGTCCACTGCCAGCGTCACTTCTACGTCCGTCTCCGCCGTCTCCCGGGTCACGGCGGCGCTCCGGTCAGTCATACGTGGTTGTTCGCGCGCTCCCACAAGGACGTTCCGCTCGCGTGGATTTCTGCTGTCGGTAACTCTACAGCAGTCAACAACTTCCCCGAAATCCCCCTCGGCCCCCTTCAGTCCACCCGCTACCGGGTGGTCAGTGGGCTACTGGACGGCGGAAAATCAGTCGTGCTGGTGCTCACTCTACGGCCGCCTGGGCTTCCTCGAGTGTGAAGTTGCCCTCGTAGAGCGCGGTGCCGACGACGACCGCTGCGGCGCCCGCCTCCTTCAACGCGACGACGTCGTCGACGTCCGCGACGCCGCCGCTCGCGACGATGGGAATGTCGACGCGCTCCGCGAGTTCTCGGACGGGTTCGGTGCGCACGCCCGACTGCTGGCCTTCCACGTCCACGTTCGTGAACAGGATGGCGGCGGCGCCGAGGTCCGCGTAGCGCTCGGCGGCTTCGACGGGGTCGAGTCCTGTGCTCTCTGTCCACCCTTCGACGACGACTTCGCCGTCCTTCGCGTCGAGGCTGACCACCACGCTGCCCGGTTGCTCGGCGCTGATCTCCCCCACGATTTCGGGAGTCTCGATGGCCGCCGTGCCGAGGATGACGCGGTCCACGCCCCGGTCGAGGAGCGCGGCAGCGTCCTCGACAGTGCGGATGCCACCGCCCAGTTGTACGTCCACGTCGGTGGCGTCGAGGATGCGCTGGACGGCCTCAGCGTTCGCTCGCGCCCCCTCGAAGGCGCCGTCGAGATCCACGAGGTGGAGCGTCCGGGCGCCCTCGTCCACCCAGCGCTCGGCGGCCTCGACCGGGTCGCCGTACCGGCGCTCGGTCCCGCGCTCACCCTGCACGAGCTGGACGACCTCGTTGTCCTGTACGTCCACCGCCGGGACCACCTCGAACGACTCGAAAGCCATACGGGCGATGCGAGTGCCGCACGCAAAAACCTCGCGCACGACCGGCCCGGGTGACGAATTACGGCCGGAAGACGCCGGAATCGACGGCGTCGGGGCGTCGCTCCGAACAATAAGTACTATGACTGCGGCCGTCGAATCGTCGGGTGATGCCGACGGTTGAATACCTGAACTACGAGACGCTCGACGACCAGGGCTGGGACATGGACGACGACGACCTCTTCGAGAAAGCCGCAGACGCCGGTTTCGACGACGAGGACTACGGCACGCTCGACGTCGCGGAAGGCGAGTACATCCTCGAGGCTGCGGAAGCCCAGGGCTACGACTGGCCGTTCTCGTGCCGCGCCGGTGCGTGTGCGAACTGCGCGTCCATCGTGTTCGAGGGCGAAATCGACATGGACATGCAGCAGATTCTCTCCGACGAGGAGGTCGAGGAGAAGAACGTGCGTCTGACCTGCATCGGGTCGGCGGCGACCGACGAGGTCAAGATCGTCTACAACGCCAAGCACCTCGACTACCTGCAGAACCGCGTCATTTAGATTCGTAACGGCGTACAAACCGATGCACACGCTACGACATCGGTTCCCTCGTTAAGTACGGAACCGTCGAAAACACGATTTAGACGCGTTTTCACGCCGCATTAGAAATACTGGTTGCATTGCCGGGCAGAACTCGTTGTGCACCGACAGTCAGTCAGTCGCGAGTGTAGACGTACGCGACTGCTGCGACGATAACGATGATGATGATACCGGTCAGTGGCGACAGCGTGAGACAAAGGTCACTGCCTTCGACACAAATCGACGTGTGAGAGGTGACCTCCGGCCATGCATCAACAATCAAGCCACCGTCACTCATCGCTCATCACCACGTTCGACGCCCGCTACTTCTTGCAGTTCTTGTTCTAGTTCTTCTCGACCACGTTCGATTCCACCGATGGTTTCTGTTGCTTGCATTACGTAAATAACTAGAACATAGACATTATTAACACTTCCCACAACACTGCAACAAACTCACGGCACTAACCGATCCACAAATCCCCGCGAACAACCAATACACGCGTTCACGCGTACAAACACGCAAACTAACACTCGCG encodes:
- a CDS encoding S8 family serine peptidase, which codes for MAQSEESGEEHRVELTRRTLMQAMGVAAGGGLLGTAGSSVASAATGDTHDAFRNWRAIEAQKVWDRGYRGRSDRTIALTDSGLDARHPDIGPWNGVKAFTEGDELKLTKPANNDVSRVKSGETEQYTGTMSSGTFATGEEKHVEFVTPSDVDELDSTLSWSPVDQNDLEFRLDVWTGSRWETEARAATGSQPEKLLQIPVESETKYRYVIEAYLNTTTDYEISGTYYDIEGTVTTYDDSVVFEDTSGTPTADTPKAVGWYDAESRYGLYDRPRDPNGHGSHCSSIMGGTGRASAIDGSAFTTEQPETALSKVTNATLTYGVDVEAGTGLVGAAYGELVELRLYDPDGNQIDSSGVGVDDSSTWDVNTVEQPATVSGTYTFEIAPADGEDASAAYVERVGYGPFLDPDATAADRLDGPTDGVHTGFAPDQSLLCLQGLSGPAEDLGRFAGQFADTFNMRAVNMSWGYVGGLPLGAAAGTFDRIPAVIKDIAQEGILTLAAAGNAATPVNGNGSPAIADEAVSVVATGPLDGISGYSSGGIGGIDEDEEEAYMKPDVSAPGGTLTDVITAGKNGQADVSESEQPPIRDYTGKAGTSMATPFTTGATGLVAQAMEEDGGPRLGLPAPADTTLDDVFRLKQLLLATASETVFTAAPYHRAKTPTYDFGGRDPYEGFGRLNPDAAVDAATRELSGTTSEQLGLDLPTDSRAVAGYVDLGVGELEASVEFTGYEGSDADVTDGVPHVDLFVYDGGAPAEHGEPNIVDRAAGVAGSASVSAAEQRGGGGSTYLVVAKLVDVPGGANGDDVQANVDLTVDKRAGVRARGNRTEDDGVLGAGITSTVEVTVEPDADVAVRDVIPEEWTVLSDDILLGTDEEAGVTYVDLGDAPAGEQTTFTYEVESPTDLLDLSKAHLFGPVQVDDGSGWSGVSGTTGTKTVDGD
- the hisA gene encoding 1-(5-phosphoribosyl)-5-[(5-phosphoribosylamino)methylideneamino]imidazole-4-carboxamide isomerase; translation: MAFESFEVVPAVDVQDNEVVQLVQGERGTERRYGDPVEAAERWVDEGARTLHLVDLDGAFEGARANAEAVQRILDATDVDVQLGGGIRTVEDAAALLDRGVDRVILGTAAIETPEIVGEISAEQPGSVVVSLDAKDGEVVVEGWTESTGLDPVEAAERYADLGAAAILFTNVDVEGQQSGVRTEPVRELAERVDIPIVASGGVADVDDVVALKEAGAAAVVVGTALYEGNFTLEEAQAAVE
- the fer gene encoding ferredoxin Fer, whose translation is MPTVEYLNYETLDDQGWDMDDDDLFEKAADAGFDDEDYGTLDVAEGEYILEAAEAQGYDWPFSCRAGACANCASIVFEGEIDMDMQQILSDEEVEEKNVRLTCIGSAATDEVKIVYNAKHLDYLQNRVI
- the hisB gene encoding imidazoleglycerol-phosphate dehydratase HisB, whose protein sequence is MTDRSAAVTRETAETDVEVTLAVDGDGDSTVDTGIGFFDHMLESFAKHGLFDVTVRCDGDLDVDDHHTVEDVGIALGQAFAEALGEKRAIERFADRRVPLDEAVASVVLDVSGRPLFEFEGVSGSRATGGSSRAQRSGGAFSQESVGEFTSVMARHFFRTFATHAGLTLHCEVSGENAHHEIEALFKGVARALDDATRIDDRRSDTPSTKGEL